In Corynebacterium guangdongense, one DNA window encodes the following:
- a CDS encoding lytic transglycosylase domain-containing protein — MDEGQPPFRRAAGCGCGSILAVVLIVALVGWMLSTSSKPTVPRSLEPIPEDVPPAAGAEVPMIDVHGQGRTSDKLSYWAEPLAGQTGIPEPALRAYGNAELIAADAWPQCRLEWNTLAGIGWVETRHGTYSGKLFGGSEIDENGYAQPPIVGIPLDGTSGTAKIPDTDGGEWDGDAEHDRAIGPMQFIPESWRRYGLDANGDGEANPHQIDDAALAAANHLCRPGHDLSTPEGWTAAILGYNQSRQYLIDVRDAAASYALRQPAP; from the coding sequence ATGGATGAGGGACAACCGCCGTTTCGCCGCGCCGCCGGATGCGGCTGCGGCTCCATCCTCGCCGTCGTCCTCATCGTGGCCCTGGTGGGCTGGATGCTGTCGACGTCGTCGAAGCCGACCGTGCCCCGCTCGCTGGAGCCGATCCCCGAGGACGTTCCCCCGGCCGCAGGTGCGGAGGTGCCCATGATCGACGTGCACGGGCAGGGGCGGACCTCCGACAAGCTCTCCTACTGGGCCGAGCCCCTGGCCGGGCAGACCGGGATTCCCGAGCCGGCGCTGCGGGCCTACGGCAACGCCGAGCTCATCGCCGCCGACGCCTGGCCGCAGTGCCGGCTGGAGTGGAACACCCTCGCCGGAATCGGCTGGGTGGAGACCCGGCACGGCACCTACTCCGGCAAGCTCTTCGGCGGCTCCGAGATCGACGAGAACGGCTACGCCCAGCCGCCGATCGTCGGCATTCCGCTGGACGGCACCTCCGGCACGGCGAAGATTCCGGACACGGACGGGGGAGAGTGGGACGGTGATGCTGAACACGATCGTGCCATCGGTCCGATGCAGTTCATCCCCGAGTCGTGGCGCCGCTACGGGCTCGATGCCAACGGCGACGGCGAGGCGAACCCCCACCAGATCGACGACGCGGCGCTTGCCGCGGCCAATCATCTGTGCAGGCCGGGGCATGATCTGTCGACCCCCGAGGGGTGGACGGCGGCCATCCTGGGGTACAACCAGTCGCGCCAGTACCTGATCGACGTCCGTGACGCGGCGGCCTCCTACGCCCTGCGGCAACCCGCACCTTAA